Part of the uncultured Cohaesibacter sp. genome is shown below.
TCATCAACACGCCGAACAACCCCACCGGCTGGGTTGCGACCCTTGATGAGCTGAAAGCCATTCTCGATTTTGCCCGCAAGCGCAATATCTGGATCATCGCCGATGAGATCTACACGCGCTTCTATTATGGCAAGGATCGGGAAAACGCACCGTCCTTCTATGAAATCGCCGATGACGACGACAAGATTCTGTTTGTCAACAGCATGTCGAAGAACTGGGCGATGACCGGTTGGCGCGTTGGCTGGATTGGCGCACCGATCGCACTTGAACCGGTGATCGGCAACCTGATCCAGTGTTCCACTTCCGGTGTCGCGCCCTTCATGCAGCGAGCCGCAACGGTCGCTCTCAACGAAGGTGAATTGTTTATTGCTGAGCAAATAGGGAGAGCCCGTGTTGGTCGCGAAAAGCTTTTGAAGGCCTTTGAAGGCCAGAACGCCATTCGCCACGCCCCTCCCATGGGGAGTTTCTACTACTTTTTCGGTCTGGAGGGCGAGCCTGATGCGTTACAGCTCGCGCGCAGGCTGGTTGATGAAGCAAATGTTGGTTTGGCACCAGGGTTTGCGTTTGGTCAAAGCGGGTCCGCATTTATGCGACTATGTTTTGCGACAAATCCGGACAGGTTGGATCAGGCGATTTCTCGTTTGACCCAATGGATGGCCCGGTAATCTGTGCTAGACTAGTAATTCCACCTAGAATCAACGGTGACGCGCCGCCAGCACCGGCACGTGTCCGCAGAAGCAGAAAGAATGAACGAATCTGTGACCATAAATGGCCCCAAGAGGATGCACACCCAAGCCTATGATCGGCAGGAGCGTCCATTTCGACCAATTGGTGAACTTGATTCGCGTCTCACGTCCCTTCTGGATGTGGCCGCTGATTCTGTCTGTCTGATTGATGACCAGTCCCGCATTCTGCTGTTCAACAAGGCTTCTGAAGCCATGTTTGGATATAGCGCAGAAGAAGTGATCGGCAAATCCGTTGATATCCTGATGCCTCCTCAATATGCCACCCATCACGCCGGATGGGTGGACCGCTATCTGCGCACCGGGGAGCATTCCATCATCGGCATCGGGCGCGAGGTTGTCGGCCGCCACAAGGACGGGTCGACATTCCCTTTTGACCTTTCGGTCGGCGTCGCGCAGACGGAAGATGGGAAACAGTTCATCGGCGTGATGCGCGACCTGCGCGGCCGCAAGCAGACCGAGGAACGCCTGCGCAACCTGCAGACCGAACTCAACCAGATGACCCGAATCAATGCGATGGACGAGATGGGGGCCACGGTTGCCCACGAGCTCAACCAGCCTCTGACGGCGATCATCCTCTATCTGCAGGCCATCGAACGCAAGCTGCAGACCTATGACGAGATGAAACCCTGCAGCAAGCAGGAAATCGATAAACTGACGGATCTGTGCGGCCGTGCCGTGCGAGAGGCGCAGCGCTCGTCCAAACTGCTTCAGCGCATCCGTTCGATCATCGAGAAAAAGGAACCCGACCGCAGCCTCGTCGATATCGTGGAGATCATCCGCAAATCGCACGAACTGGCGCTCGTCGGCTTTTCGGCGACGGATGTGCAGGTCGACCTCATTGCTCCGGATCATGTTCCCATGGCCTGGGTCGATCCGGTCCAGATCGAGCAGATTTTCCTCAACCTGCTGCGCAATGCCTTTCAGGCCATGCAGAAGGTCGAGACAAAGGCCATCACCATAACCCTTGATGTGGCACCCTCTGCGGAGAGAGATGGCCGCGACCGGCTGGTCGTCCGCTTCAAGGACAGCGGTCCGGGCGTGCCCGAGAGCCATCGGGACAATCTGTTCAAGGCCTTCAATTCGGAACGGCGCAACGGCATGGGGCTCGGCCTCGCCATCGCCCGCTCCATCGCCCAGAGCCATGGCGGCAGCCTGGAGCTGGCACCCTTTGATGACAAGCAGCCGGGAGCCTGCTTTGTCCTGACACTACCCATAGCCTCCCAGCCTTCTGTCAGGTCTTCTCCTGCAGAAAGTGCAGAAACAGAATAACAACCGGGCAGCCCCCAACAGAGTTCACTGGCCCCTTAAGAGCCTGATTAAAGCCAAGAGGCGAAGACAACATGACCACTGACCTACATCCTTCTATCCATATCGTTGATGATGATCCCGCCGTGAGGGACGCTTTGTCGGTTCTGTTCGAGCTGGAAGGATATCACGTTGAGACTTTCTCCAACGGCGAGGATTTTCTGGCCAACCTGAAAGAATCGGTCCCTTCCATCATCCTGCTCGACGTGCATATGCCCGGGCGGTCCGGTATGGAAGTACTGGAAGAACTGGCTGCGCGTCACATCTCGGCCCCCGTCATGATCATCTCCGGTCAGGGCGATATCCAGATGGCCGTGGCTGCGATCAAGCAGGGCGCCCATGACTTCATCGAGAAGCCGTTTGATGGCACTCAGGTGGTCGACCGCATCGAGAAGATTCTGGCAACTGCCAACAAGGCTCCGGATCCGGGTCAGTCCGCGCTAACCAACTGGAGCTTCCCGCGTGCAGAAACCTTGACCCCGCGCGAACGTGATGTATTGTTGCAGATAACGCAAGGGGCTTCCAACAAGGAAGCAGGCCAGCATCTCGCTATTTCTCCGCGCACGATCGAGGTCCATCGGGCGCGCATCATGGAAAAACTGAAAGCACGCAATACGGCCGACCTGGTCCGTATTGTACTGACCGGCCATTGATCGGCCAACCTGCCACCATCGAGCATCTGTTGAGAGAGCCGGAGTGTGGACAGGGGCCAACAAGGAGGACACTCTCGCCTGACGGCACACAGGATGTGCAGTCGGTTGAGGGGCAATGGCCAATGGGACCGGGAGCAATCCCGGTCCTTTTATTTTGCCGCCCTTTTGACGGCGTGGACTTTCTTCCCATCTCTAGACTTTCCAGATCTTTCTCGGAGTGCCTGCCTGGCTCGTCTTGAGGCGCGCTTCTGGCGAATTCATGCCCGGAACGCGATGACTCGCGGGCGCTGTCACCATGTTTTGATTGCAAAATTTGTTGGTGTAGGTGAAAATACGTGTAATAAGTATTTTCAGTTGGACAGATTGCTACGAAGGTCAAGTTGTCGTATAGCTGCTGACAGTCTTCTGAAAATAATTATATTGGTTCTGAGGCCGCTGCGGCCTGAATCGGGAGAAAACGAGTGATGCCGGAAGAACGTGTAGTCAAAATGCCCAAGGCCGATTTCAAGAGCGGCGGGGCCAATTGTCGATCTTCCTTCCCCATCGAATCCGAATTTAAAGGCATCATGTCAAGCGAACAGAGCAGACACAAAACCTTTCCGGCCCATGGCGTAGTCTTTTTTGAGGGCGATCCGGCCAATAATATCTATGAAGTCGCAGACGGTTCCGTGATGCTCTACAAACTGCTGCCGGACGGCCGCAGACAAGTTGTCGAGATCCTTGGTCCGGGTGACCTATTCGGCGTCCCTGCAGGGGAAGTTTATGATACTTCAGCAGAAACCCTGACAGAGACGCTCGTCCACATGATCTCCCGCAAGGACGCGGACAGCTCGGACGAAATCCAGCAGCACATGAAGAAATGCCTGATTTCCCAGGTCCAGAATCTGCATGATCATGCCGTGCTTCTCGGGCGCAAATCTGCTCACGAGCGTGTCGCATCCTTCCTGATGCGCTTCGTTCCAAACCGTGGCGGCTTCGCCTGCACGGGCCCTCAGTCCGATAAAGAGGACGAATCTGTCGTCACGCTCTACATGACCCGTCAGGAAATTGCCGACTATCTCGGCCTGACCATCGAAACGGTGAGCCGCGTTCTGTCTGACATGAAGCGCCGCAAGGTCATCACGATGGAAAAACAGGACCGCATCCGCGTGATGAATGTCTGCGGTCTGTGCCATCTGACTGGAAAATTCTAGTTAGGTGAAACTAACTACATTGCGAGAGATATCCACACAATGAAAGCGTGTAAATGCGTGTTTGCACCTAATCAAAAGGTTAGGTTCCGGCTTAATTTTGCCTGTTAAACGCATTTGGTAGGACAATTGTCGTAGGTGCTTTTCTCAATCATCGGAAAATCGCACACTAGTCGTTTTGCAGATGAAAAGGGCCCCGCCAGGTAGTCCGGCGAGGCCCTTTCGTTTGATCGGTGACAATCAGACGGCGACAGAGTGGCGGGCCTTGCCTGTCTGCAGATAGGCGTCGAACACGGCTGCAACCAAACGCACCAGTGGCCGCCCGGCAAGGGTGACCCGGACAACATCGCCCGAACGTTCAGCTATTCCATCTGCCTGCAGCTCTTCCAGCTGGTGATAACAGGCGCGCAACGGCTCCAGGGGAACACCATAGGCCGCGGTAATCCCGGCGACGTCCGCTTCATAGGCGGTCATCAGTGACATGATGATGGTGGCCCGTGCCCGGTCATCCTGATCAAGCGCGATGCCGCGGGCAATAGGCAGCTGACCAGCTTCGACCGCCCGTTCCCAACCGCCAAAATCCGGGCTGTTCTGGATGTAACCCTGCGGCAGCTTGCCAATTGAGGAAGCACCGATTCCGATCAGCACATCCGCCTCGTCTGTCGTGTAGCCCTGAAAGTTGCGGCGCATGGAGCCTTCCCGCGCAGCAATGGCCAGCGGGTCATCAGCCTTGGCAAAGTGATCAAGACCGATTTGTTCGTAGCCATGCTCCATCAGAGCCTTTGAGGCTTCGTCGAACAGAACAATCCGTTCTTCCGCATTCGGCAGCTTGTCTT
Proteins encoded:
- a CDS encoding pyridoxal phosphate-dependent aminotransferase, which produces MNHENQVAASATPMNDLLSHLSPEAQNAPASGIIGIKTYAQGKGDVIPLWIGEGAIPTPDFICKAAEDALEAGETFYTYQNGIPELRSAIAAYHERLYGRPFDPYRFSITGSGMQAIQMAVRMVISSGEEVIVPSPAWTNIRSAVVVAGGKPVDLALHFHPEGWKLDIDELFDACTEKTRALFINTPNNPTGWVATLDELKAILDFARKRNIWIIADEIYTRFYYGKDRENAPSFYEIADDDDKILFVNSMSKNWAMTGWRVGWIGAPIALEPVIGNLIQCSTSGVAPFMQRAATVALNEGELFIAEQIGRARVGREKLLKAFEGQNAIRHAPPMGSFYYFFGLEGEPDALQLARRLVDEANVGLAPGFAFGQSGSAFMRLCFATNPDRLDQAISRLTQWMAR
- a CDS encoding PAS domain S-box protein, which produces MNESVTINGPKRMHTQAYDRQERPFRPIGELDSRLTSLLDVAADSVCLIDDQSRILLFNKASEAMFGYSAEEVIGKSVDILMPPQYATHHAGWVDRYLRTGEHSIIGIGREVVGRHKDGSTFPFDLSVGVAQTEDGKQFIGVMRDLRGRKQTEERLRNLQTELNQMTRINAMDEMGATVAHELNQPLTAIILYLQAIERKLQTYDEMKPCSKQEIDKLTDLCGRAVREAQRSSKLLQRIRSIIEKKEPDRSLVDIVEIIRKSHELALVGFSATDVQVDLIAPDHVPMAWVDPVQIEQIFLNLLRNAFQAMQKVETKAITITLDVAPSAERDGRDRLVVRFKDSGPGVPESHRDNLFKAFNSERRNGMGLGLAIARSIAQSHGGSLELAPFDDKQPGACFVLTLPIASQPSVRSSPAESAETE
- a CDS encoding response regulator, whose translation is MTTDLHPSIHIVDDDPAVRDALSVLFELEGYHVETFSNGEDFLANLKESVPSIILLDVHMPGRSGMEVLEELAARHISAPVMIISGQGDIQMAVAAIKQGAHDFIEKPFDGTQVVDRIEKILATANKAPDPGQSALTNWSFPRAETLTPRERDVLLQITQGASNKEAGQHLAISPRTIEVHRARIMEKLKARNTADLVRIVLTGH
- a CDS encoding helix-turn-helix domain-containing protein, encoding MPEERVVKMPKADFKSGGANCRSSFPIESEFKGIMSSEQSRHKTFPAHGVVFFEGDPANNIYEVADGSVMLYKLLPDGRRQVVEILGPGDLFGVPAGEVYDTSAETLTETLVHMISRKDADSSDEIQQHMKKCLISQVQNLHDHAVLLGRKSAHERVASFLMRFVPNRGGFACTGPQSDKEDESVVTLYMTRQEIADYLGLTIETVSRVLSDMKRRKVITMEKQDRIRVMNVCGLCHLTGKF